From a single Microbacterium terrisoli genomic region:
- a CDS encoding LacI family DNA-binding transcriptional regulator, which yields MTLVTSGYIRPTVPARATIHDVARVAGVSVATVSKVANGRYGVAQSTIEKVSAVIEQLGYETSLVASSLRSHRTNVIGILVAGFEPFSTELLKGISSAAVGSGYELLAYAGALTDENWVGWERRSLSRLAGTLVDAAIIVTPTVRLPGASIPVVAIDPHAGTGDVPAVDTDNIEGARIATRHLIELGHRRIAHVAGRGDLLSAVLRERGYRESLAEAGIPFDPELVREGAYWSKPTTIAARELLSLPDRPTAIFAANDLSAVRVLEVAHEMGIRVPEELSVVGFDDVPEAAGTTPQLTTVAQPLHDMGAQALRMVVEMLRRGEPEQQYVHLPAHLVIRQSTGPAPRD from the coding sequence GTGACGCTCGTGACCTCCGGCTATATACGCCCCACTGTGCCTGCACGAGCGACGATCCACGACGTGGCCCGGGTCGCCGGGGTCTCTGTCGCGACGGTCTCGAAAGTTGCCAACGGACGCTACGGCGTGGCCCAGAGCACGATCGAGAAGGTCTCGGCCGTGATCGAACAGCTCGGCTATGAGACCTCGCTGGTGGCCAGCAGTCTGCGCAGCCATCGCACGAACGTCATCGGCATCTTGGTGGCCGGGTTCGAGCCGTTCTCCACCGAGCTTCTCAAAGGCATCTCGTCGGCCGCCGTCGGATCCGGGTATGAGCTGCTGGCGTATGCGGGCGCACTCACCGATGAGAACTGGGTCGGCTGGGAGCGCCGGTCGCTGTCGCGGCTGGCGGGGACGCTCGTAGACGCGGCGATCATCGTCACCCCGACCGTCCGGCTGCCGGGTGCGTCGATCCCCGTCGTCGCGATCGACCCGCACGCCGGCACCGGGGACGTGCCCGCCGTGGACACCGACAACATCGAGGGCGCGCGCATCGCGACGCGGCACCTGATCGAGCTCGGCCACCGGCGCATCGCGCACGTGGCAGGCCGCGGCGATCTGCTGTCGGCGGTGCTGCGCGAGCGTGGGTACCGCGAGTCGCTGGCCGAGGCGGGAATCCCCTTCGACCCCGAACTCGTGCGCGAGGGCGCGTACTGGAGCAAGCCCACCACCATCGCAGCCCGTGAGCTGCTGAGCCTGCCCGATCGTCCCACGGCGATCTTCGCGGCGAACGACCTGTCGGCCGTGCGCGTGCTCGAAGTCGCCCACGAGATGGGCATCCGGGTTCCCGAAGAGCTGTCGGTCGTCGGCTTCGACGACGTGCCCGAGGCTGCCGGCACGACCCCGCAGCTGACGACGGTCGCCCAGCCGTTGCACGACATGGGCGCGCAGGCGCTGCGGATGGTCGTCGAGATGCTGCGCCGCGGCGAACCGGAACAGCAGTACGTGCACCTGCCCGCTCATCTGGTGATACGTCAGAGCACGGGCCCCGCGCCGCGCGACTGA
- a CDS encoding acetylxylan esterase, translating into MPLTDLTLDELRTFRPDVAEPDDFDAFWRRTLDEARAQAAPPTLDAADSPITQLVIEDLAFSGFGGEPIRAWVTRPRTTDRLPTVIEYIGYNGGRGIPGERLQWAAAGYVHILMDTRGQGSGWGTGGDTPDPHGSEGSVPGFMTRGIGAPDTYYYRRLFTDAVRLVDVAADLPFVDPAHISVTGGSQGGGITLAAAGLHEAVSAAMPDVPFLCHFRRSVELTPGHPFREIEQYLAVRRDQVERVFQTLSYFDGVNFARRIHAPALFSVGLMDGTVLPSSVFAAYNHCGSDDKAIEVYAFNGHEGGQLEQWRRQTQWLTARL; encoded by the coding sequence GTGCCGCTGACCGATCTCACCCTCGACGAACTCCGCACCTTCCGACCCGACGTCGCCGAGCCCGACGACTTCGACGCGTTCTGGCGTCGAACGCTCGACGAGGCGCGCGCGCAGGCGGCGCCGCCGACGCTGGATGCCGCAGACTCGCCCATCACGCAGCTGGTCATCGAAGACCTCGCCTTCAGCGGGTTCGGCGGCGAGCCGATCCGCGCCTGGGTGACCCGCCCCCGCACGACCGACCGGCTGCCCACCGTCATCGAGTACATCGGATACAACGGCGGCCGCGGCATCCCGGGCGAACGCCTGCAGTGGGCGGCGGCAGGCTACGTGCACATCCTGATGGACACGCGCGGTCAAGGCAGCGGCTGGGGCACCGGCGGCGACACTCCGGACCCGCACGGGTCGGAGGGTTCGGTGCCCGGTTTCATGACCCGCGGCATCGGGGCGCCCGACACGTACTACTACCGGCGTCTGTTCACCGACGCCGTGCGGCTCGTGGACGTGGCCGCCGACCTGCCGTTCGTCGACCCGGCGCACATCAGCGTCACCGGCGGAAGCCAGGGCGGCGGCATCACTCTGGCCGCGGCCGGCCTGCACGAGGCAGTGTCCGCGGCGATGCCCGATGTGCCCTTCCTCTGCCACTTCCGCCGATCGGTCGAGCTGACGCCCGGCCACCCTTTCCGCGAGATCGAGCAGTACCTGGCCGTGCGCCGCGACCAGGTCGAACGCGTGTTCCAGACCCTGTCGTACTTCGACGGCGTCAATTTCGCGCGTCGCATCCACGCGCCGGCGCTGTTCTCGGTGGGCCTGATGGACGGCACTGTGCTTCCGTCCAGCGTCTTCGCCGCCTACAACCACTGCGGGTCCGACGACAAGGCGATCGAGGTGTACGCGTTCAACGGCCACGAAGGCGGCCAGCTGGAGCAGTGGCGCCGTCAGACGCAATGGCTCACCGCGCGTCTGTGA
- a CDS encoding GH1 family beta-glucosidase, whose amino-acid sequence MSDEVSPRTRSADFRDSGLSFPSGFTFGSATAAYQVEGAADEDGRSPSIWDTFSHTPGKVWNGDTGDVACDHYHRWEQDLDLMADLGLNAYRFSIAWPRIMPAGTGAVNQAGIDFYSRLVDGLLARGIRPVATLYHWDLPQTLEDAGGWPVRATADAFEAYAGVLGAALGDRVHTWTTLNEPWCTAFLGYGQGGHAPGRKEPAAALAAAHHLNLAHGRAIQALRTASTGAPEYSVTLNLHVARGDAEAVRRIDAVGNRVFTGPMLRGVYDDDLISDTAALTDWGFVQDGDLAQIHQRVDVLGVNYYSTNTVRMWDGLTHRQAGDGHKPAQGGTAWPGSDEVVEFVEQPGPHTAMGWNIAPDGLLELLHGLRDAFPDQPLMITENGAAFDDVVAADGAVHDTERVDYLRRHLTAAHRAIEDGVDLRGYFVWSLLDNFEWGYGYAKRFGIVRVDFDDQRRIVKDSGAWYRSLATTSVLPD is encoded by the coding sequence GTGAGCGACGAAGTCTCACCCCGCACCCGTAGCGCGGACTTCCGTGATTCAGGTCTGTCGTTTCCGTCCGGATTCACCTTCGGATCGGCGACGGCGGCCTACCAGGTCGAGGGCGCTGCAGACGAAGACGGCCGCAGCCCGTCGATCTGGGACACGTTCAGCCACACGCCCGGCAAGGTGTGGAACGGCGACACCGGTGACGTGGCGTGCGACCATTACCACCGCTGGGAGCAGGACCTCGATCTCATGGCGGACCTGGGTCTGAACGCCTATCGGTTCTCGATCGCCTGGCCGCGCATCATGCCTGCCGGCACCGGTGCGGTCAACCAGGCGGGCATCGACTTCTATTCGCGCCTCGTCGACGGTCTTCTGGCCCGCGGCATCCGCCCTGTCGCGACGCTGTACCACTGGGACCTGCCCCAGACGCTGGAGGATGCCGGGGGCTGGCCGGTGCGTGCGACCGCAGACGCGTTCGAGGCCTACGCGGGAGTGCTGGGGGCAGCCCTCGGCGACCGCGTGCACACCTGGACGACATTGAACGAACCGTGGTGCACGGCGTTCCTCGGGTACGGACAGGGCGGCCACGCGCCCGGTCGGAAGGAGCCGGCGGCCGCCCTGGCCGCCGCGCACCATCTGAACCTGGCGCACGGTCGTGCGATCCAGGCGCTGCGGACGGCCTCGACCGGGGCTCCCGAGTACTCGGTCACCCTCAACCTGCACGTCGCGCGCGGTGATGCCGAAGCCGTGCGCCGCATCGACGCCGTCGGCAACCGCGTGTTCACCGGTCCGATGCTACGCGGCGTCTACGACGATGACCTGATCTCCGACACCGCGGCGCTGACCGATTGGGGGTTCGTCCAGGACGGCGATCTGGCGCAGATCCACCAGCGGGTGGACGTGCTGGGCGTGAACTACTACTCCACCAACACGGTGCGGATGTGGGACGGGCTGACGCACCGTCAGGCCGGCGATGGTCACAAACCGGCTCAGGGCGGCACTGCCTGGCCGGGCAGCGACGAGGTGGTCGAGTTCGTCGAACAGCCCGGGCCGCACACGGCGATGGGCTGGAACATCGCCCCCGACGGGCTGCTGGAGCTTCTGCACGGGCTGCGCGACGCGTTCCCCGACCAGCCGCTGATGATCACCGAGAACGGCGCGGCGTTCGATGACGTCGTCGCAGCCGACGGCGCCGTGCACGACACCGAGCGCGTGGACTATCTGCGTCGACATCTGACCGCGGCCCATCGCGCGATCGAAGACGGCGTCGATCTGCGGGGCTACTTCGTGTGGTCGCTGCTGGACAACTTTGAGTGGGGCTACGGCTACGCCAAGCGGTTCGGCATCGTACGCGTGGACTTCGACGACCAGCGACGCATCGTCAAGGACTCCGGGGCCTGGTATCGCTCGCTCGCCACGACGAGTGTGCTGCCGGACTGA
- a CDS encoding ABC transporter permease, translated as MTVSAVLPEVAATELEQTGQSKRHQREKRAGGRRSYGMFWCIVPFLVLVFLFSYFPLYGWIYALFDYKPALGLSGSEFVGLQWFEMLVSSPTQLAQIAQVLENTLAISFLGIATSVLPLAFAVFLNEVRTPWFRNAVQTLTTLPNFISWVLVYMIAFSLFSSSGLVNSILTDSGLITAPIKFLDTDQHVWLTMTLWSIWKGLGWGAIIYLAAIAGIDQSLYESARIDGAGRFQTMWYITVPQLMPTYLVLLLLSVANLLNNGMEQYFVFQNAFNKEHIQVLDLYVYNIGMTGNNLSMATAIGMLKSIISVVLLFTVNTIAKRVRGTSIV; from the coding sequence ATGACGGTCTCAGCCGTCCTGCCCGAGGTGGCCGCCACCGAGCTCGAGCAGACCGGTCAGAGCAAGCGGCACCAGCGTGAGAAGCGAGCCGGCGGCCGCAGGTCGTACGGCATGTTCTGGTGCATCGTGCCGTTCCTGGTGCTCGTGTTCCTGTTCTCGTACTTTCCGCTCTACGGGTGGATCTACGCGCTGTTCGACTACAAGCCCGCACTGGGTCTGTCCGGCAGCGAGTTCGTCGGGCTGCAATGGTTCGAGATGCTCGTCAGCTCTCCCACTCAGCTCGCCCAGATCGCCCAGGTGCTGGAGAACACGCTGGCCATCAGCTTCCTCGGGATCGCGACCTCCGTCCTCCCGTTGGCCTTCGCGGTGTTCCTCAACGAGGTGCGCACGCCCTGGTTCCGCAATGCCGTGCAGACCCTGACCACGTTGCCGAACTTCATCTCGTGGGTGCTCGTCTACATGATCGCCTTCTCGCTGTTCTCCAGCAGCGGCCTGGTCAACAGCATCCTCACCGACTCCGGCCTGATCACCGCGCCCATCAAGTTCCTCGACACCGATCAGCACGTGTGGCTGACCATGACGCTGTGGAGCATCTGGAAGGGGCTGGGATGGGGCGCCATCATCTACCTGGCCGCCATCGCCGGCATCGACCAGTCGCTGTACGAATCGGCGCGCATCGACGGGGCCGGACGCTTTCAGACCATGTGGTACATCACGGTGCCGCAGTTGATGCCGACCTATCTCGTGCTGCTGCTGCTGTCGGTGGCGAACCTGCTCAACAACGGCATGGAGCAGTACTTCGTGTTCCAGAACGCGTTCAACAAAGAGCACATCCAAGTGCTCGATCTGTACGTCTACAACATCGGCATGACCGGTAACAACCTGTCGATGGCCACCGCGATCGGCATGCTCAAGAGCATCATCTCGGTCGTCCTCCTGTTCACCGTCAACACGATCGCCAAGCGCGTTCGCGGCACCTCGATCGTCTGA
- a CDS encoding carbohydrate ABC transporter permease, whose amino-acid sequence MTSVSTGVRRGRPGDMVFTIVNYAMFLLLVFLCAYPFYYLIINSVSANDVSALGDVRWLPVGFHLNNYKEVFQLDGLPMAAVVSVGRTVIGTAATVLASAFLGFMFTQSKMWGRRFWYRFVIVTMYFSAGLIPVFIIMKNLGLTNNFWVYVLPFIVQPFFIILVKTYVESMPESLQEAAEVDGANIVQTFFRIYLPNMTPILATVAIFSAVAQWNSFQDTLIYVTDQSLYTLQYLLYMFINQANSLAQAAQNAGGNLSSIVSAATSQTPTSIRMTVSVIVVLPIIFIYPLFQRFFVKGIMLGAVKG is encoded by the coding sequence ATGACAAGCGTCTCGACAGGGGTGCGCCGCGGCCGCCCGGGTGACATGGTCTTCACGATCGTGAACTACGCGATGTTCCTGCTGCTGGTGTTCCTCTGCGCGTACCCGTTCTACTACCTGATCATCAACTCGGTCAGCGCGAACGACGTCTCGGCGCTGGGCGACGTGCGCTGGCTGCCGGTGGGCTTCCACCTGAACAACTACAAAGAAGTGTTCCAGCTGGACGGTCTGCCCATGGCGGCGGTCGTCAGCGTGGGCCGCACCGTCATCGGCACCGCGGCCACGGTGCTCGCCTCGGCGTTCCTGGGGTTCATGTTCACGCAGAGCAAGATGTGGGGGCGCCGGTTCTGGTACCGGTTCGTGATCGTCACGATGTACTTCAGCGCGGGCCTGATCCCGGTGTTCATCATCATGAAGAACCTCGGCCTGACCAACAACTTCTGGGTGTACGTGCTGCCGTTCATCGTGCAGCCGTTCTTCATCATCCTGGTCAAGACCTATGTCGAGTCGATGCCGGAGTCGCTGCAGGAGGCCGCCGAGGTCGACGGCGCGAACATCGTGCAGACCTTCTTCCGCATCTACCTGCCGAACATGACGCCGATCCTGGCGACGGTCGCCATCTTCTCGGCGGTCGCCCAGTGGAACAGCTTTCAGGACACGCTGATCTACGTCACCGATCAGAGTCTGTACACGCTGCAGTACCTCCTGTACATGTTCATCAACCAGGCCAACAGCCTGGCCCAGGCGGCTCAGAACGCCGGCGGCAACCTGTCGTCGATCGTCTCGGCGGCGACGTCGCAGACGCCCACGTCGATCCGCATGACCGTGTCGGTGATCGTGGTGCTGCCGATCATCTTCATCTACCCCCTGTTCCAGCGCTTCTTCGTGAAGGGCATCATGCTGGGCGCCGTCAAGGGTTGA
- a CDS encoding ABC transporter substrate-binding protein — protein sequence MKLKRKVAVLAVGLLAAGLLSACSASTTTSDKAAVTTFPTKWDKEITIDVFDGLANYMGVQQGWFAKLVKDKFNMKLNIIAPNVAGGGDTLYNTRVAAGDLGDLIVTDKGQKLDELVKGGLVSDITPYYKAMKNVAEFDKATQNINEGKKGIYGLPTQVSSIKPTEPSEGLDPTFGPFLRWDLYKQAGYPQIDTLEDLLPVLKQMQEEQPTAPNGKKTYAISLFKDWDGNMMNNAKQPTCFYGYDEMGFVLAKADGSDYQSILDPDGEYMRTLAFFDKANQMGLMDPESTTQNYDTLFSKYQNGQVLFSFWPWLGQSAYNTEANMKAGRGFEIAPLKDMKVFSYGAAAYGGQQVLAIGSKAKDPERIAAFIDWLYSTEGTYTNNSQTMGAAGPEGLTWDMGSDGKPELTDFGKKVFLSGTADVPAQWGGGDYIKGTSALNVSAVLPNDIDPATKLPFNYKAWPSYQKLTQTPLSTDWSEHMGDATSTMEYLQKNKELLVGAGASYTAPTDSSEIETLRNQIKSIIVQYSWQMSFAKDDAEFAHLQKELISKANGLGYAKVLKVDMDNAKQQNDQRIAVAAAFK from the coding sequence ATGAAGCTGAAGAGGAAGGTGGCGGTCCTCGCCGTCGGCCTGCTCGCGGCCGGACTCCTGTCGGCGTGCAGTGCCAGCACGACGACCTCCGACAAGGCTGCCGTCACCACGTTTCCCACGAAGTGGGACAAAGAGATCACGATCGACGTGTTCGACGGCCTGGCCAACTACATGGGCGTGCAGCAGGGCTGGTTCGCCAAGCTCGTCAAAGACAAGTTCAACATGAAGCTGAACATCATCGCCCCCAACGTCGCCGGTGGCGGTGACACGCTGTACAACACGCGGGTCGCAGCGGGCGACCTCGGCGACCTGATCGTCACCGACAAGGGCCAGAAGCTCGACGAACTGGTCAAGGGCGGCCTGGTCTCGGACATCACGCCGTACTACAAGGCGATGAAGAACGTGGCCGAGTTCGACAAGGCCACCCAGAACATCAACGAGGGCAAGAAGGGCATCTACGGTCTGCCGACGCAGGTCTCCTCGATCAAGCCCACCGAGCCGTCCGAGGGACTGGACCCCACCTTCGGCCCGTTCCTGCGCTGGGATCTGTACAAGCAGGCCGGCTACCCCCAGATCGACACGCTCGAAGATCTGCTGCCCGTGCTCAAGCAGATGCAGGAGGAGCAGCCCACCGCCCCCAACGGCAAGAAGACGTATGCCATCTCCCTGTTCAAGGACTGGGACGGCAACATGATGAACAACGCCAAGCAGCCCACGTGCTTCTACGGCTATGACGAGATGGGCTTCGTGCTGGCCAAGGCCGACGGCTCGGACTACCAGAGCATCCTCGACCCCGACGGCGAGTACATGCGCACCCTTGCGTTCTTCGACAAGGCCAACCAGATGGGCCTGATGGACCCCGAGTCGACGACGCAGAACTATGACACGCTGTTCTCGAAGTACCAGAACGGTCAGGTGCTGTTCTCGTTCTGGCCGTGGCTGGGGCAGTCGGCGTACAACACCGAGGCGAACATGAAGGCCGGCCGAGGCTTCGAGATCGCGCCGCTGAAGGACATGAAGGTGTTCTCGTACGGCGCGGCCGCCTACGGCGGTCAGCAGGTGCTCGCGATCGGCTCGAAGGCCAAGGACCCCGAGCGCATCGCGGCGTTCATCGACTGGCTCTACTCGACAGAGGGCACCTACACCAACAACAGCCAGACCATGGGGGCCGCCGGCCCGGAGGGACTGACCTGGGACATGGGCAGCGACGGCAAGCCTGAGCTGACCGATTTCGGCAAGAAGGTGTTCCTGAGCGGCACCGCCGATGTGCCGGCGCAGTGGGGCGGTGGTGACTACATCAAGGGCACCTCGGCTCTGAACGTCAGCGCCGTGCTGCCCAACGACATCGACCCGGCCACGAAGCTGCCGTTCAACTACAAGGCCTGGCCGAGCTACCAGAAGCTGACGCAGACCCCGCTGTCGACCGACTGGTCTGAGCACATGGGGGATGCCACTTCCACGATGGAGTATCTGCAGAAGAACAAGGAGCTGCTGGTCGGGGCGGGTGCGAGCTATACGGCGCCCACCGACAGCTCGGAGATCGAGACGCTGCGCAACCAGATCAAGTCGATCATCGTGCAGTACTCGTGGCAGATGTCCTTCGCCAAGGACGACGCGGAGTTCGCCCACCTGCAGAAGGAACTGATCTCGAAGGCGAACGGTCTCGGCTACGCGAAGGTGCTGAAGGTCGACATGGACAACGCCAAGCAGCAGAACGACCAGCGCATCGCCGTCGCGGCCGCGTTCAAGTGA
- a CDS encoding YesL family protein: MQIDPNGKTLQGVTTFLAFVALNLLYLVCCIPIVTVGAATSALYEVTIRYSDDESGHPLKDFFPAFGRNAARASLLSLFLLVPFALLAFSAVFWWFNQNALGAAGAVIAALAAVYVFMAWMYAMALVSWFDAGLRQTLKNSLLLPGAEPARTFGIILIPVALLCITLLFPPFVVILATVGFSVGAYATAFLFRSVFARHIS, from the coding sequence GTGCAGATCGACCCGAACGGCAAGACCCTGCAGGGGGTGACGACGTTCCTGGCGTTCGTCGCGCTGAACCTGCTGTACCTCGTGTGCTGCATTCCGATCGTCACGGTCGGGGCGGCCACCAGTGCCCTGTACGAGGTGACGATCCGCTACAGCGACGACGAGAGCGGCCACCCGCTGAAGGACTTCTTCCCGGCCTTCGGACGCAACGCGGCCCGCGCGTCGCTGCTGTCGCTGTTCCTGCTCGTGCCGTTCGCGCTGCTCGCCTTCAGCGCCGTCTTCTGGTGGTTCAACCAGAACGCGCTCGGGGCCGCCGGCGCGGTGATCGCCGCGCTGGCAGCCGTCTACGTGTTCATGGCCTGGATGTACGCGATGGCCCTGGTCTCGTGGTTCGACGCCGGGCTGAGGCAGACGCTGAAGAACTCCCTGCTGCTGCCGGGCGCCGAGCCCGCCCGCACGTTCGGGATCATCCTCATCCCGGTCGCGCTGCTGTGCATCACCCTGCTGTTCCCGCCTTTCGTGGTCATCCTGGCCACGGTCGGCTTCTCGGTCGGCGCCTACGCCACGGCGTTCCTGTTCCGCAGCGTGTTCGCGCGCCACATCTCCTGA
- a CDS encoding LacI family DNA-binding transcriptional regulator, producing the protein MVTIADVARAAGVSISTVSYVMSGKRTISQETQDRVTQAIADLEYSPHASARSLASRSTNVIGLQAPLRSGVDVHVVMQIVGGVVTEARANHYDILLLTGDDAAGLSHAARASMVDGLLVMDIESNDPRIQTLEGLEIPSVLIGLPAGADSLVCVDFDFEAAGRLAAERLAELGHRRIALFGAPAEVMDRHTSYADRLMRGFLDGCDEHGLVGSVHACPSGAEAGAVVDAVLNADAELTGILIHNEGALPHIAARLNATDGPAAAREPAVIALCPAEMAQAVAGLADSIAIPAEQIGAAAADALRALLAHQNPGKVLLLPPTLASRVG; encoded by the coding sequence ATGGTGACCATCGCCGACGTCGCACGCGCGGCCGGAGTGTCGATCTCGACCGTGTCATACGTGATGAGCGGCAAGCGCACCATCTCGCAGGAGACGCAGGACCGCGTGACGCAGGCCATCGCCGATCTGGAGTACAGCCCGCACGCCAGCGCGCGGTCACTGGCGTCACGCTCGACGAACGTGATCGGACTGCAGGCTCCCCTGCGGTCCGGCGTCGACGTGCACGTCGTGATGCAGATCGTCGGGGGCGTGGTCACCGAGGCGCGCGCGAACCACTACGACATCCTGCTGCTGACCGGCGACGATGCCGCAGGGCTCAGCCACGCCGCGCGCGCATCGATGGTCGACGGACTGCTCGTGATGGACATCGAGTCGAACGACCCGCGCATCCAGACCCTCGAGGGTCTGGAGATCCCGTCGGTGCTCATCGGCCTGCCTGCCGGGGCGGACTCCCTGGTGTGCGTGGACTTCGACTTCGAAGCGGCCGGCCGGCTGGCCGCCGAGCGGCTGGCGGAACTCGGCCACCGCCGCATCGCGCTGTTCGGCGCACCCGCCGAGGTCATGGACCGGCATACCTCTTATGCCGACCGACTCATGCGCGGGTTCCTCGACGGCTGCGACGAGCACGGCCTCGTCGGCAGCGTGCATGCCTGCCCGAGCGGCGCCGAAGCCGGCGCGGTCGTCGATGCGGTGCTGAACGCCGACGCCGAGCTGACCGGCATCCTGATCCACAACGAAGGCGCGCTGCCGCACATCGCGGCACGGCTGAACGCCACCGACGGCCCGGCCGCCGCGCGCGAGCCGGCCGTGATCGCACTGTGCCCCGCCGAGATGGCGCAGGCGGTCGCCGGGCTCGCCGACAGCATCGCGATCCCCGCCGAGCAGATCGGCGCGGCGGCCGCCGACGCGCTGCGGGCCCTGCTGGCCCACCAGAACCCGGGCAAGGTGCTGCTGCTGCCGCCGACGCTCGCCTCGCGCGTCGGATAG